AAACGCGGTGACCAAAGCCCATTAGGCGAAACGGGTCATTCTTGTCTTTGGCGCGTTCGATGTAATGCGGGATACGATCGGGCGTGCCGATCTCGCGAAGCATATTGAGCGCAGCCTCGTTCGCGCCGCCGTGCGCTGGTCCCCAAAGGCAAGCGATACCGGCAGCGATGCAAGCAAACGGGTTGGCACCTGACGAACCGGCAAGACGCACGGTGGACGTTGAGGCGTTCTGTTCATGATCGGCATGAAGGATGAAAATCCGGTCCATCGTCCGCTCGATGATGGGGTTGACCTCATATGGCTCGGCCGGATTCCCAAAGGCCATACGCAAAAAGTTGCCCGTATAGGACAGGTTATTCTGCGGATAGACGAACGGGCGACCAACTGAATACTGATACGCCATCGCGGCGATCGTTGGCATCTTGGCGATCAAGCGATGGGACGCGATCATGCGCTGCGTAGGGTCGGTGATCTCGGTCGAATCGTGATAGAATGCGCTCAGTGCGCCGACTGCACCGCACATGATAGCCATCGGATGTGCATCGCGACGAAAACCACGGAAAAACATTGCCATCTGCTCGTGGAGCATGGTGTGGCGCGTGATCGTGTTGGTGAAGTGATCCAGCGTGGACTTGTCGGGCAGTTCACCGTTTAGCAGGAGGTAACTGACCTCCATGAAACTCGACTTTTCAGCGAGCTGGCCGATTGGGTAGCCACGGTGGAGGAGGACACCCTCATCACCGTCAATATAGGTGATCGCGGAGTCGCATGAGGCGGTCGATGTGAAGCCAGGATCGTAAGTGAATGCCCCGGTCTGCGCATAAAGTTTGCGGATGTCGATGACGTCTGGGCCAACAGTTCCCGACAGGACTTTATAGTCGAAATCCTTGCCTTCGAAATTCAGCTTCGCTGGTGCATCCGCCATGGTCGAACTCCTTTATAGATTTATGATGCGCCCGATGCGCTGTCTGTCAGGCAATCGTCAAGACGCCCCAGCGACTCCTCACGGCCGAGAAGCACCAGCACGTCGAATATTCCAGGCGAGGTCGTACGACCCGTCAGCGCCGCCCGCAGGGGTTGCGCTACTTTGCCAAGTCCAAGTCCGGCATCCTCCGCGAACCTTTTTACCGCATCTTCCAGTGCCGCTGCGGTCCATTCCGAACTGTCTGCCAGTACAACGCGGACATTCCCGAGCAGTACCAACCCCTCGGGTGATAGCAGTGCAGAGGCTCCGGCGTCGAGACCCAGCGGACGGCTTTCGAACAGGAAAAGA
This genomic stretch from Sphingomonas paeninsulae harbors:
- a CDS encoding citrate synthase: MADAPAKLNFEGKDFDYKVLSGTVGPDVIDIRKLYAQTGAFTYDPGFTSTASCDSAITYIDGDEGVLLHRGYPIGQLAEKSSFMEVSYLLLNGELPDKSTLDHFTNTITRHTMLHEQMAMFFRGFRRDAHPMAIMCGAVGALSAFYHDSTEITDPTQRMIASHRLIAKMPTIAAMAYQYSVGRPFVYPQNNLSYTGNFLRMAFGNPAEPYEVNPIIERTMDRIFILHADHEQNASTSTVRLAGSSGANPFACIAAGIACLWGPAHGGANEAALNMLREIGTPDRIPHYIERAKDKNDPFRLMGFGHRVYKNYDPRATVMQQTVRDVLKELNVTDPIFDVALQLEEMALNDPYFIEKKLFPNVDFYSGVILSAIGFPTTMFTVLFALARTVGWVAQWNEMISDPEQKIGRPRQLYTGPTQRDYVPVGQR